TTGATGCTGAGGTTGTATCAAATAATGAAGCATCTGAAGAAACTTGTAAGGTTGTTTGCTGTGGACGAGAGTTTTGGAAATCTTGCCAGTCATCGAATAGATCATTATTTTCACTTATCTGTTCAAGGTTCTTTTCATTAGCATGACTTGAGGCCCATAAGTCCATAGTTTCAGCCCCTGAAGGATCTTTCACAAGGTGCCCTTCCACAGGAATTTTAGTACTTCTCTGAGCTTGATCAAAACTGGCAAAATCCGGCCATCCATCAGATGAGTCATTAGTTCTCCCAACAACATCACTGCTTTTAGACTCCTTGAAGTTGCTGGTAAGCCACAAATCTAAGGAATCATTTTCTTTAGCTGGTTCAGGTGACACACTACTCGGTTCTCTCCCAAGACTAGACATGTTTTCTTGCAGATGACCTGATTTAGTAAAATCTTGCCAAACATCAAATGTGTCGCTTTCTATATTTGTTGAGGATGTTTTTGCGGCATCATTACTACTGGCATTTGCCCACGATTGGACAGAAACACTTCCATCATGCTGCTCAAATGGAACACCCATCATTTCTGCACCGGTGCTAGATGAATTTGGCTGTGCTTGATCTGAACCAGTGAAACCTTGCCAATCGTTCAACATGTTATTTTCATTCACGGTACCAGTATTTGCTGGCTCACTAAAATTTCCAATGAACCATGAGTCCATGTCTGTTTCTTTGTGACTGGCTTTTGGGACCTCCATCATGTCCCCAGTTTGATTCAATGAAGTGTCCTGGACTTGACCGGTGGTAGTAAAATCTTGCCAATCGTCAaaagaatcatttgtttccttaACCATTTCTGCAGCGTTTTGTGCTTCAACATTACCCACAGGCCACAGATCAACAGGATTAATTTCTGAAGAATGTTGATGCGAGATGTTGCTCATTGTCTCTTCAACAACAACTGGTCTCACCAAATTGAGCCCGTGGCTACTTGTTGATCGCTCCACAGATGTCACAAAATCTCTTCCTTGACCAGACACAGAAGCAAAAGCTTGCCATTCAGAGGAGTCTTCAATAACATTATCGGGTGATTTCTTGTTGCCTACTGGCCAGGGATCTATTACATCCTTTTCAGAAGAATCTCTCTTTAAAGGTTCCTCCATATGTTCTCCTGCATTTGATAGGCTGCCCTGATTACCACTTGCTGTAAATTCTTGCCATTCATCAAAAGCTTCATCATCATTGACTCCAGTATCATCCCTTCCATGTAACTGATCGCTCTTAGCAAAATTCATGTGGAGAGAGGATTCAGTGAACTCAGGAGCACTGTTGCTCTCAAAGATAGGCTGGGCAACCTTTTGATTAGAAAGGTCATCACCAAATAATGTGCCACTTGCTGAAGCCCAATCTTCTGAATGATGTTCCGGGATGGCACTTCTCGCATTTGTTTTATTTTCAGTACCTACTACAGGTTTGATGGCAGTCTCTGAAGCTGGGAAACTAAAAGACTCGGCCTCAGAAGAGCTCTTAAACAGATCAGGTTGCTTGGAGTTTTTGGCAGCACTTTCTGAACTAGCAGACTGAAAATCAGCATCCCAACTTGCAAATGCTGGAGTAGCTTCAATCTGATTTGTTCTTTGAGAACTAATTAAGCTTTTAGATGCAGCATGCGCCTCCAATCTAGATTCATGGTTTTTGCTATCAGTTCTTTTCTTTTCCTGCTCCACATTATGAGTTTGTGGAAGAGAAGCAGAAGTCATCTCTTCTTTTCTTTCAACAAAAAATGAATCTAGGTTAGCAGCAGATAAATTTAGTGTATCCACAGAAGATGATTGCTCCTttgttatggaacttgcagatgTTTCCTTATTTTCAGGGAGGCAAGTGATTTTTAAGTCCAGTAGATCAGATATGATCATCCCACTGTTTGGTGATGGTGCATCCTTGCTTTTATTTGAAGCTGTAGTGTCAGTATCGAATTCTACAAACTCCTGAATGAAAAAggaatgagaagaagaaaaaaaatcttcCATCAGCTATGAATAGATACAGAATTGAACTTCAGAAACAAGACTATATGTTTCCTGCCTACTTTGAATTTAAAGAGAACTAGAACAATGATATCAATACATGTAAATTCACCACAGATCTGTCATACTGGAAGATTTAATCTTATTAAAAATCAGTCCATAATTACAATGTATGCAGGATCAATGTCTGTTAAACAGCATGGAGCTTGCATTCCACAGATGGCTTTTACACATTAATACATAGTGCGTGAGCAAGTAAGCACTACATGCGAATGGTGTAGTAGTCAAATATAAACAAACAGCTAAGCAGGTATGCATGGATATCCAACAATATGAACCATCCTCTACACCCCCAAAAAAAATTCTATCCAATTCAGTGCTATATCCAATATTGGTCATACATATACAAAAACAAGATTTGATATATAAGTGAAGATTTTGTGTTAAATCAAGCCAGATATTTATATTCAACTATCAGATTCACTTTGGTACCAGTACATCATAGAGGATCTTAGATCCCATACGACTGTTATATGGGGTTCCACCTATGAAAGCAGAACGGTGCAAGGAGGTGGCGGGAATTTCAGCATGATCAAGGGGATTCAGTGCCAGAAGGAAGGCACCATCAGAAATTAGCATCTTGGCAATTACAATTAATTTACATTAGGAGATTTGTTTGGGTTGTTCCCTAATTCACCAAAGATCTGTTTGGCATGGCTTATTTGAAGTTTATGCCTTTCTTCTATGCAGCAAAGATATCCAAACACACAGCTTAAGAGCTTCTCTCATTTTAACTGGTGAAGCGGAAAACAGGAGAAGTGGCCTGACCCCAGCTTTTTTTTCAATGCGGCCAGCATATCCCTCACTATTGTGCCACCATCCACGTGCCGCTTTCTCCCCCATCATGCTACCCTCCACCTGCACCCCCCCTCACCCGTGTGTAAGCCGCGCTGTTTCACCTGCTCGCCTTCACCACTGGACAGCTCCTCGGCTACCCTCTCCTCTCCATTGCCAGTCAGCTCTTcggtcgaccactcacccctgcCACCGTGTATCCAAGAAACCACCCTCAATTTCCCATGTGAGGAGAGGAGGATATCTCCGCCGACCACCGCTGAGCTTCTCTTCGCCACTGAGATCCACCATTAGGAGCTCAGGCCCATCGGATTCACTGTCGGGAGTACCAGGATCAGGCCAGGGAGTAGCAGGCTCGAGGCAGTGAGCAGCGGGATTGGGTCGGTTAGCAGTGGGATGGGTGACGAGCCCTTAGGTCGAAGGCCCTTACTTCTTTGCGACGAGCCTTCCTGACAGGTAGATCACACAGGTGAAAAGTGGTATAAAGTATAAACGCTAGGCATTCAAAGCACCATCCATTTTTATCTAGCTACTCCTATAAAAGAAAAAACAGCTGCTGTGGGCAGCCAGTAAAAAATGGCTTAAAATAAAGCCTGAGCCAGGCCAAACAGAGCCTAAGAGGACAGAGCCTAAGAGGGAGCAGATGAAATACCAGTTTAGTAAGGAAAGTAGTAGGTAAAACTTTCATTCTTCTCAGAAACTGTGAATTTGTGCCCAAATGTGTACCCAACATTTCTGAATAGAACTTGCTGCAAATTTTGTTTGACGCCATTTGAGACTATTAAGAGATCCGGCAACTAGATTGCAGGTAAAATTACTCTAGAATGTGCCATTGTAAAGTTCTTGCTGCCAAAAGGCTATTATGATTCATATGGTAAGCCAAAAGGCTATTATGATTCATATGCCAAAAGGCTGGTAGCTTCAATAAGAGCACCCTGTAACCAATAACTTCTGAGCAGGCCACTCAGAACACACTTAAAAAATTGTACGGGACGGCTCACTCTCCCTGTAAGTCATGAACTAACCGAAAGGGAGTCAGTTAATGAAACCTAAGTAAAGGGCCTTGCCAAGGAGATAAATCCTTTTGATCAAACAATCAACACAAATAGATAAATAATTGCAAAAGAGAGTGGAAATAAAGATTCTAGTTATAGTGTCCAATTAAACTTACATCAGCAACATCTTCAAGAAAACAGATATCATAATATCCAAATTGAGTTAATGCATTCACTAATGctaagatgattactgcagaagtcGATTGGAACATGAAAGTTATAATAAGCATATGAAAGTCCAAATTTTACTACCTCTGGTTAATGTAGCATGTCTACAGCCTCATTAGAATGCCTTATTTTGTACTATTGCGCTTGCCTCATAACTCAAAACCCTAGCAGCGCATTTCTTTCATGGCTATTGAATTCTGAGCAAATAAAAATTTCCAAACATGTTCTACTATTCATACAGACCCATTGGCAACGGACATTTCTCTAACTACTTGGTACTTCTTAGGAATAGCACTGCATGATAAGTAAAAAAACTATGCAATAGCAATTCCGCAAACAGTTAAATTAGAAGTTCTCCGGGAGCATAACATCCTCTTCTTTCCCAAATGCTGGTTCAGGTTTGCTAGAAAGAAGAGCTCACAGATCCTAAgcaacaagaatcaaatctacaGATTCTTAGCGCCAAATAATGTAGGAAGGAAAGCTCACGGATCCGTCGAGTCCAAGCGAGCCGAGCAGCCACCGGTAGGCCGCGCCGTCACGGAAGGCGATGCCGCCGCTTCCACCGCCTTCTGCCCCGTCCCCGCGCCTGGGGCACCCGCAGTAGGCGCAGAGTGCAGAGTGCGCACCGCGCAGGAGCCCTCCCGCCGACCCGCAGCGCGCGCATCGGAGCTCCGCCGAGACGGAGGCGGCGCCCGAGTCGAAGGCTGCGACGGCGTCGGCGAcggaggggaagggaggggcggGTGCATCTTCTGCAGAAGGGGCGAAGGTGGCCTCGCGGAGCGAGGACTGGAGGCGGTGGATGACAGCGGTGGGGATCTCCATCGGCGGGGAGGAGCGGGCAGGAGTGTGCTGGTGGGAATTCAGATCTCTCCAGGTCCGTGGCTGTGTTGGGCTTGGGcagttttttttttacaacattttttttttttttgacaacaggcTTGGGCAGTTGGGGTTGGCGCTTCGCCCTCGTCTTTCTTCCCGTGGGATGTGAGACTGTAGCATAGGCAACCAAACCCAAAATGAGTAGTTAGAAATTTAAAATTAGCCTTCAACCTAGGAGACATAATCCTAAATATAGATATCTTCTCtcctaaaaactcatttgcagaaagaattctcttttgagtcttgttgttggagaagatgtcaAATAGATATTAAATCTtttacctgtagcgctacccaaaaggAACGAATGAGGCTTGTATTTTAGGTgtcgttgttggagatagcctgacAAAAGCTCATTTGGACAGCAGGTGGTGTTTGATACCAGAAAATAGGAGGTGGAATAGGATAGAAAAATGAATGAATGGTTAGGATTAAACAAGGTGTAAGAACGGATGGCTAGGATTGAATATCTCTTATCCCTATCCCATCAACTGGAAGGAGTATCTTTTTTTACTTGAATAGGCAAGAGTCTTCCGTATCTTtgtatttaaaaaataaaataaaagtagTTATATTATAACGGTAGAATTAGCATCCGGATGTCTGGACGCCCACGCATACTCTATATCGTGTGCCTCGCCTGCTTCGATTCACAGCTCATTCCCCGTGGAACACGCAGAATTACAGCACGAGGAGGCGGTGGGAAAGGAAACCACCTCCATGCGCAGCGCACCATGGCTACATGCGCGCCCTTTTTACTCCACCGTCTCCCGGTCCTAGCCTAGCGTGTGCGTGCCGAATGCTGACTGCATTGCCGAGGGAGAAGGCCATGCGGGGACCGCCCGCGCGTGCTCTGTTTTGCGCATGCACGTAGGAATCTATGCGCCCCTCGGAACGTAGCTCTGAAACATGAAACACTAACATGAAACAAAATGCAATATACGTCTAAAAcaactgaaatatttgaaacatgcacttccaacatatgcgtgaaacatatggaacatctagataaaacacttgcaacatatatctgaaatagatgaaacatttttatATAAgtattgcaacatctagatgtatttttgcaacatccaggtaAACAGCTAGTAACATTCATCTCAAAATagttgaaacatttggaacatacacttgcaacatggggGTGCAAcacaatgtcaccttgctgcctGGACGGGTGGATACTCGTCGTTGCGGAGCTCGCCGGTGCAACAGTGTAGGCAACTCGCCAACTCACTAGTGGGGCGGCATCACACGAAGCTCCTCTCACCTGCTTGCTGGAGCATCCATCGTGGAGCCTCGCCGGCTCGGTAGCACATACGTGGAGCTCGACGGCGCGCCAATGGCTTGTAGCGTGCGCAACGCTCGTCGGCACGGCTACCGCAACCTCTGCCCTATTGTTCCTCATCAAAGTCATCGACGACAAGGCCTAGCGTGTAGCGCCCGCACGATCACTGCTGCGCTCCCGCCTGCCCTGTGGGCGGCCCGTTGCAGGTCGTCTACACTACCGCTTGcctcaattcggggtaagggaggCAGTGAGGTGAGGGTGTAtcaaagggagagggaggagctaGTGCTGGACTCCTGAGAGCAGGCTGTGTCGTCAGGCTCAAAACAAATGGATAAGAACGATTCGGTTAGGCTCAGAACAAATGGATAAGAATGATTCGATGGGAAGAGATGTCCATCCATTCGGACACTTGGCTATATCATTATCGATATTATAAAGAAAGGCCAATTCTCAGTTGACTCAGTGTACAAGTAAGGCTATATTGTGTATATACAACCTATGGACCTTTCTTATGTCACCGCTACCCCCAACCGCCAAGCATCCTAGGCCGATTGCATCCACTTGTATCCACTGGTCGGCTTCAGCCTTTATGGCCGAGAGGAGGTCGTTCAACGTGGTTGGGAATCTCAACATGGTTGGGAATCTCTAAAGCAGTGGGTGTTCCTTTCGTTCCAAATCTATCAAGAGACCAGCGCGAATTGGGAATCCATTCCCAATCTCTGCTAACCATCCCAAGTTGATCACAACCTCCTCCACCAGCCTATGGTTGTGTCTGCTCCTATGGTAGCTTGCGACCAAAAACTTGCAAAATCCTATGTCAAACTTCTCGGGTTGCCCAtcagaaaggtcctaatggctagaggggggtgaatagcctaataaaatttctacaacaacacttaacagaatagttagacaaatataaggtgaagcaagtattgcgctagcctactcaaaatgcaagccacctaccacaattctagtttagatagtgtcgattcacacaattagtatgacactaccctatgttggtgtgctctcaaaagctaactaaagagccccaCCAACccagcaagcaagctctcacaactagttacactaaagagcttgtcaactagtttgcgataaagtaaagagagtgatcaagaagattataccagtcgtgaagatgaatgaaccaattaatcacaaggatgaataacaatgaagaccaatcacctcggaatcaatgatgaacacaatgatttttaccgaggttcacttgcttgccggcaagctaatcctcgttgtggcgattcacaacccttcgctcaatgatcctcgctgctccaagccatctaggtggcggcaaccaccaagagtaacaagcaaaccccgcagcgaaacacgaacaccaagtgcctctagatgcaaacactcaagcaatgtacttggattctctcccaatctcactatgatgatggatcaatgctggagatgagtgggagggctttagctaagctcacaaggttgctatgtcaatgaaaaatggccaaagatgtgagccatagccggtcatggggcttaaatagaagcccccactgaaatagagccgttataccccttcactgggcaaaaacatgggctgaccggatgctgcagtCCAATTGACTGAACGCAGCACCGGACACTccgatcgtgaataccggacgcgtctggtcggcataccggacgtgtctggatAGCCCCAGACTACCATGTGTCCAGTTCAAACAAACTTAGTCGTTGCTGCCCCCTTCttctgatgaccggacgctcacaccggacgtaGAGTCACAAATGACCGAATGCTGAGCCACAACGtctggtggagtacagtaagcatccttggtcgaccggacgcgtccagtgataccagaccggacgctgccaATGTCCGATCGGCTGTCATCCGCATACTGTTGTTTCTGATttacactggacgcgtccgatatggtgaccggacatgtccggtcgttgAGTCTGTCGTCGAAATACTAGATGTGTCCGGTTACATACCGGACGCGTAcgatcactctgtaaccagcgcgactaactcctctttgactctatcttcttcacccttactcaaatatgccaaccatcaagtgtatcaccttgtgcacatgtgttagcatattttcacaaacattttcaagggtgttagcactccactagatcctaaatgcatatgcaatgagttagagcatctagtgacactttgaaaaccgcattccgatacaagtttcacccctcttaatagtatggctatcaaatctaaatgtgatcacactctctaagtgtcttgatcaccaaaacaaaatagttcctatggtttatacctttgccttgagctttttatttttctctttcttcttttcaagtccaagcacttgatcatcatcatggcatcatcatcatgttatgatcttcatttgcttcatcacttggaatgtgctacctatctcatgatcacttgataaactaggttagcacttaggatttcatcaattcaccaaaatcaaactagagctttcaatctccccctttttggtaattgatgacaaccctttcacaaagatatgaattgaaattcaatttaatccatgttgcttgcccaagcatatttaccatgtgtaaaaggatatggacaagtttcatgaaccctaaatggtagcaattgctccccctacatatttgctaagagtttggattgtagcttgcacatatgcttagatagaaaatataggagtcaatgtctaccacatgattctaaggtataaaagatggatcctttaaagcgtgataccaatcggagtgcaccaatataccatccttagcaccatggttagctcaataccacttagaaatatttggaagtgaaatcactagatattctatacatgctagttttcatttcatcattcaaacctacaactagcatacatcacacaagcatggatgtttaaatttaatacttgtgccatgcaagcaaacatatgaaatgcacattcaaatgcactaaacaagttcatgagcttgctccccctacttgtgtgcttaaaattttagttgaaccctttcctttgtcatatctctccccctatgtcatatatcaagatatctttatgtttcactccctttatgatattcttcccctttttcactatctttgctactatctttgtttctctctccctttgtcatcaatgaccacaaaggttctaagtatagatagtattacttgtagggtcgagattatcaatgtcaatcaatagggtgaggatcattttcccaaatttggttcaaacgagaatatatgccaaagatatttaactcggtttgatccaagtacaagcttcttcacacctccaaataagggttatcttgtatcatgttgagttaaacacttagagcttattttctaagttaaacactaggtttacaagcccataaacatgtcatatgctatcactagattaagtcaagcatagaagcaatagtgatatcatatagacatcaaaatcatttgattttcatgaatgagcctaataaaatagaaccacttgaaaggtcctaataagattgaaaatatgactagatgtactaaacatgtccttagtaaggatatatgccatgccatcaacttttaccttggattgttcgaaggagaggcatgtcatgtgagtgggggtgcatcaacacatatttgaaaaatccaatatgttcaactcattccttagcttgcaaaaccttttctcatccaatggcttggtgaatatattgacaagttgatcttcggtgcctacactctcaatgcaaatgtcccctttttgttggtgatctcttatgaaatggtggtggacatcaatgtgctttgtttttgcatgttgaaccagattgtttgtcaacttgattgcactctcattgtcacatagcaatggcactttcttaaacttgattccaaagtcacacaaagtggccttcatccaaagtatttgtgcacaataactaccggcggatatgtattcaggcttcagtggttgataatgcaacactattttgcttctttgatgaccatgaaacaagtgatcttcccaacaattgacatatgccgaggtgttcttcctttcaaccttacatcctgcataattcgagtcggagtaaccaactagctcaaactttgctcctttggaataccataaaccaacatttggtgtatgcttcaagtacctcaatattctctttgtagccttcaaatgactttctcttggtgaggcttgaaatcttgcacacatgcatacgctaaacatgacatccggccttgatgcggtcacatagagtaggcttccaatcatagaccgatacaatttttgattcaccatatttccactcgcatcactatccaagttgacattggttcccattggtgtactaatgactttgctatcaatcatgccaaactttttgatcatgtccttgatgtacttgccttgactcacaaatgtaccattcttcaattgcttgatttgaagaccaaggaagtaactcaactctccaatcatggacatttcaaactcattagccatcatctttccaaactcatcacaaaattcttgatttattgatccaaatatgatatcatcaacatagatttgcaatacaaatagatctttccTAATCTTCtagatgaaaagagtggtgtcaactttgcccattataaaccctttagagagtaggaaatccctcaatctcttataccatgctctaggtgcttgcttcaagccatacaatgtcttcttcaacttgtatacatggttgggcttcttgtcatcttcaaaatcgggaggttgctcaatatatacttcttcattgatataaccattgataaatgcactcttaacatccatttgatagagcttgatgttgtgggcacaagcataggctagccagattcttattgcttccaatctagcaaccggggcatatgtttctccaaagtcaagaccttcaacttgtgtatatccttgcgctaccaatcttgctttgttccttactactatcccatcttgatcttgcttgtttctaaaaacccatttggttccaatcacattgtgtccctttggtctttctatcaactctcatacttgatttcttatgaagttattcaattcttcatgcatagcattcacccaatcaacatccttcaatgcttcatctatcttctttagttcaatggatgacacaaatgagaaatgtttacaaaatgataccaatcttgatcttatttgcatACCTCTAGAAATATtgccaatgatagtgtccaatggatgatctcttgcaacattggttggttgaaggattagaacttgattgcttgcacttgcttgatcattgggttgagatgatatactagccacttgatcttgttcattgtcttgagattcacttgcactaacttgatttgtatcatcttgcacatttgagttagagagcacttgcacttgatcatcttcatcatcattcacttgcctaggcctcaattcaccaatatccatgttcttcatggcatttgaaagttgaatgcctctaacatcttctaagttctcattctcttcttgtgaacccttggttttatcaaattcaacatcatgaacttcctcaagagtatcactatccaaattccaaactctatgctTTGCCTgtggtggaataaccaagtaggaatctttcatcacatttcttgtcaaacttacccaatcttatgcctttcttcaagatatagcatttgcagccaaagacccgaaaatatgcaatgttgggctttctactattcaagagctcatatggtgtcttctctttcaattggtgataatagaggcggttgctacaatagcaagccgtgttgatagcttcggcccaaaaggattgactcacattgtactcactaagcatagaccttgccatatcaatgagtgttctattcttcctctcaacaagaccatttgattggggtgtgtacttggccgagaattgatgtctaattccaaattcatcacataactcatcaattctagtgttgttgaactcactaccattgtcacttctaactctcttgatggttgtttcaaactcattgtgaatgcctttgacaaatgatttgaatgttgcaaatacatcacttttgtccactagaaagaatacacatatgtatctagtgtagtcatccactatcacaatgccatatttgtttccaccgatactagtgtattgtgttggctcaaacaaatccatgtgcaataactcaaatgctttactagtgctcatcatacttttcttaggatgggtgtttccaacttgtttgccggcttgacaagagctacaaagcttatccttttcaaacacaacatctttcaagcctttaactaagtcatgcttaaccaatctattcaattagtttcattccaacatgaccaagccttctatgccataaccatcccatgctagacttagtgaacaagcatgtagataatctagcttcactattattgaaatcaaccaagtatagattctcatatctaaagcctttgaagatcaagttagagccatctacacttatgatctctacatcatctactccaaatatgcatttaaattcaagatcacacaattgtcatcatcattgtcgctattgtatgggcattgagcagcaagatgatctttgcttccacac
This DNA window, taken from Miscanthus floridulus cultivar M001 chromosome 13, ASM1932011v1, whole genome shotgun sequence, encodes the following:
- the LOC136501246 gene encoding uncharacterized protein; translated protein: MEIPTAVIHRLQSSLREATFAPSAEDAPAPPFPSVADAVAAFDSGAASVSAELRCARCGSAGGLLRGAHSALCAYCGCPRRGDGAEGGGSGGIAFRDGAAYRWLLGSLGLDGSEFVEFDTDTTASNKSKDAPSPNSGMIISDLLDLKITCLPENKETSASSITKEQSSSVDTLNLSAANLDSFFVERKEEMTSASLPQTHNVEQEKKRTDSKNHESRLEAHAASKSLISSQRTNQIEATPAFASWDADFQSASSESAAKNSKQPDLFKSSSEAESFSFPASETAIKPVVGTENKTNARSAIPEHHSEDWASASGTLFGDDLSNQKVAQPIFESNSAPEFTESSLHMNFAKSDQLHGRDDTGVNDDEAFDEWQEFTASGNQGSLSNAGEHMEEPLKRDSSEKDVIDPWPVGNKKSPDNVIEDSSEWQAFASVSGQGRDFVTSVERSTSSHGLNLVRPVVVEETMSNISHQHSSEINPVDLWPVGNVEAQNAAEMVKETNDSFDDWQDFTTTGQVQDTSLNQTGDMMEVPKASHKETDMDSWFIGNFSEPANTGTVNENNMLNDWQGFTGSDQAQPNSSSTGAEMMGVPFEQHDGSVSVQSWANASSNDAAKTSSTNIESDTFDVWQDFTKSGHLQENMSSLGREPSSVSPEPAKENDSLDLWLTSNFKESKSSDVVGRTNDSSDGWPDFASFDQAQRSTKIPVEGHLVKDPSGAETMDLWASSHANEKNLEQISENNDLFDDWQDFQNSRPQQTTLQVSSDASLFDTTSASRPDAFGGLEFGSVLQLASSENLKDKKEASNEAKAFPSDDLLKSTNGIQQMGDIDSLSSLWPTNKPESANTNVEQLFAQMHDLSFMLKDELSVPDKPIDHSKP